ATCAGGTTGCCTTGGAAAGAGAACCACTTCCCCGGCAAGCGTAGCCAAGGCGCTCGCACGCGATAGGCATGCGACCGCACGAACTGCCGAGGAATAGGCCATCAACTGCTCCGGCTGTGCGATCTGCGCCGCTCGGCGAACTAACCTATGTCGGCCGGCGAGCGCTGGTGCATCTGCCCTTCGCGAGTAGGATCAAGCTGAGGCCGCCGACACTTCCCGCGAGAAGCAGCGGCCTGTTTTGCCGGTGTGACCAGTGATCGATATGCGGAGCCCATGAAGTTCATCGCAGGTTTGGCAATCTTCTAAGAGTCTGACTCAAAATTCATAACTTGAGGTTCGCGATCCTTGCGATGCGCCGGGCCAGTAGCCTTGTAGAGGCAACGAGGAGCCATGCTTCGGCCGAAGCGATGGAAGCCTCCAAGTCTTTGGCCAGACGTCAGCAGCGATTGAGCCATGCGAGGGTGCGTTCGACGACCCATCGTCGAGCGACGATGACAAAGCCGATGGCGTCGTCGGGACGCCTGACAATTTCGATCGCAGGACCCTCGATCTCCTCAAGCGCGTTGGCGAGCTTTTCGCCTGCATATCCACCGTCAGCAAACAGGTGCGCGATCGTCGGATAGCTCGCACACGCCAGACTGACGACGGCTGGTGCGCCGTCCCGATCCTGAACGTTGGCCGCATGCACAATGCCACACAGCAGATTGCCTTGCGTGTCCGTGACGATGTGGCGCTTGCGACTCTTGACCTTCTTGCCCGCGTCAAAGCCGCGCGGTCCCCCGCTCTCGGTCGTCCTGACCGATTGGCTGTCGATAATGGCCGCCGTCGGGTGCGCTTCCCGTCCGGCAAGCCTGCGGGCGATTTCAACCAAGGCCTCATTGATCAAATCCAAAACGCCACCGTCGCGCAGTCGATAGAAATGGTACTGGACCGTCGTGAAGGGCGGAAAATCCTTCGGCAAAAGAGCCCATTGGCATCCCGTCGTCGCAATGTACTGGATTGCATTCCACACCGAACGCATACAAGTCGTGCGTGGCCGCCCCACCTTGCTCGGCCCTGGCATCAACAACGCGATCACAGCCCATTCGCTATCCGTACAATCGCTTGCATAACGCAGTTCACGTCTGTCATGCTCCCGTCGGGTGATTTCGGTCCAGGTCATCTGATTCTCCGATGGCTTCGAACACCTCCGAAGAATCACAACCTCCTGAAATCACCCAACTTTAATTTCCGGTCGGCCTCTAAACCATCTTGATCTCTTTCCCAAGCAGCTCATCCCGGATGGTCAAGGCACGATCCTTCGCTGCGCCGTCTGAAGAGGCGGGCCGCGGGTATGGCCCTTGCGTTCGAGAACTTTCTTATCCTGCTAGACTGAGAATCGGTCAGCTAGGCGGGAGCGCGTGACTTCTTTGGGAGTGGCCAGATTGCCCCGCTCGAACGGTGCCGTCCGTTAGGGCCCTCACTCAAGACACACGGCCGACCTGGGCGCCACAGCGATCGGCCACTCGGGATAGGAGAAATAGGCCCAAAATGGATTGGAGCTGGCGCGTTCGCGGCAACGTGAGCGCCTTCACAACGCCGACGAGTGTCTCATCGTATGCCGTGGGCATGCAAGCGCTTCTGATCCTCTTCGTCGCAGCTGCCGTACTCCTGATCACGATCGCCGCAGCACGACTTTGCGCTGAGGCCTACTGCAGCGATGCCGCCGGCGAATATTCCGTAGGTAACTGTCGGGGGACGCCGGTGCATTAGGGCCGCTCTCCGACACCGATGGGAGGCTTGACTGTCTCGACTTCGGTCAAAAGTCCGCTCCGCAACCATCGCTATTGCAGTCCCAAAGTTGTGCCGCCCGTCGCACTCGCACGAATCGAGACATACTGGTGCAAAGGTCATTCCGGTCAGGCAAGGAACACCCTTTTCATCGGAATTAGAATAGTGACGATGAGACCCGCGAGACAAACTGCTATGCAGATGTCTACCATGAGGAGCAGCTGCTCCCTGTCCTCGCGCTTCAGCACTTTACCTCGACATTTCCTTGCGGACTGCGGCAGCGGAGTTGCCTACCTTGTCGACAGGTGCTGTAGTCTGCTTCTCGTTAATCCGAGTTCATGGGTCCAGTACTTGACCGCGTAATCGTCGTTCATGTCGATCTTGTTGCGGTCCGGCTGAACGCGCTTGCCGTAGGTCATCAAGCTCTCCACCGGAGCAGAACGTCAACCCACGGCTGATGTTCCTAGATCCAGAGCACGCTGTTATTTTCGGTCGAGGCCTTTTGAACGAGCTGGCACGAAGTAGCCCTTCGGACTTGATGTCCCGGTACTCAATGTCAGCGTAGAACTTCGGCTCGAGCCTCGCGTGGGCTCATTCACGAGCAAGGAGACTTCCATCCTTGGGGCCGGGTCCCTGCGGGCACTCAAACCTCGCGCAGGACCGGTTTCCAACTGAACTGGAACGCGGACCTCGAGCGAGAGCGCGAAAGCAATCCAAGGAAATGAGCGTTAAGTCCAACCTAGAAGGGTTGTCGTAAGCTTGTCGTCAGACAGGCTGCTTATCGATCTCCGGTCGAGACGGACCGGGCCCCAAGCTCGGTAAAATCAACTTCGCGGAAAGCAGCGCCAACTCCATGTACAATCGAATCAACGACTCATCCAGTTTTCCATGGGCGGCCTCTCACAACAGTGATGAGACGCCAGAGTCCGCCTTCGCGGGCGCGCACACCGACGCATATGGACGAAGCTTCGAAGACGCCCTTTCTGGAATGCATATAACTGATCATCCGGGCCGT
The DNA window shown above is from Bradyrhizobium sp. CB1650 and carries:
- a CDS encoding DUF3606 domain-containing protein, which gives rise to MTYGKRVQPDRNKIDMNDDYAVKYWTHELGLTRSRLQHLSTR